In the genome of Terriglobia bacterium, one region contains:
- a CDS encoding type I restriction endonuclease encodes MSRQTNERAFELHAEEVLIQQSGWRSGTNAEWDVRRALFPARVYSFLEATQPKLWSEMRTLHGAGLENLIIGALIKELDLKGALHILRHGFKFYGKTFRLAYFKPAHGLNDEVLALYGQNQLTMTRQVLCHPDTHDTVDLLFAVNGLPVATCELKNPGTGQNWRHAVRQYQKDRDPRAPLFAFKTRALVHFAADPDEVHMATRLRGETTHFLPFNRGSHPGEVQCGAGNPQHSSGYRTGYFWEDVLQRDSFLDILGHFMFVEKKEEKVADGKGGQRFVTKETMIFPRYHQLDAVRKIVAVARGEGASRNYLIQHSAGSGKTNSISWLSHRLSSLHDGHDSKVFDCVVVITDRRVLDQQDAIYQIEHAQGVVKAIDQDSKQLAAALIDGTKIVITTLQKFPFVLRGLLHAAGAETQEKATAEEKAQAKVWEIEIAKRRYAVIVDEAHSSQTGETARELKAILGAGVPDDSEGESEGESDWEDRLNQIMASRGGQSNLSFFAFTPTPKGKTLELFGQPGAGGKPEAFHIYSMRQAIEEGFILDVLTNYTTYTTYYNLLKAAEDDPNLPKKKAALALAKFMTLHPHNIEQKTEVIVEHFRRSVKHRLCGRGKAMVVTASRLHAVRYKLAFERYLTENLYTGIRVLVAFSGTVRDPETARDYTEPGMNTDILTGRSVSEKELPARFESDYQLLLVANKYQTGFDQPLLCAMYVDKRLDGVQAVQTLSRLNRMIPGKDAPFVLDFVNDAENIFRAFKPYYDKTELAETTDPSMLDSLKHELDEAQVYHWSEVEAFAQVFYKPIERQGTSDHAHMQRPSATRSRPF; translated from the coding sequence ATGAGCCGTCAGACCAACGAACGGGCCTTCGAACTGCATGCGGAGGAAGTCCTGATCCAACAAAGCGGCTGGCGATCTGGTACCAACGCCGAGTGGGATGTCCGGCGCGCTCTCTTTCCTGCGAGAGTGTACTCATTTCTCGAAGCCACTCAGCCCAAGCTATGGTCGGAAATGCGCACCCTCCATGGGGCGGGGCTGGAAAACCTGATCATTGGCGCACTAATCAAAGAACTCGACCTCAAAGGCGCGCTGCACATCCTGCGTCACGGGTTCAAGTTTTATGGCAAGACATTCCGGCTCGCGTACTTCAAGCCTGCGCACGGTCTCAACGATGAAGTATTGGCGCTTTACGGCCAGAATCAGCTCACGATGACTCGCCAGGTGCTCTGTCATCCGGACACGCATGACACCGTGGATCTTCTATTCGCAGTCAACGGCCTGCCCGTCGCGACCTGCGAACTTAAAAATCCCGGCACCGGTCAGAACTGGCGCCACGCCGTGCGTCAATATCAGAAGGATCGCGATCCTCGGGCGCCACTGTTCGCCTTTAAGACTCGCGCGCTGGTCCACTTTGCCGCCGATCCGGATGAAGTGCATATGGCGACTCGACTGCGCGGCGAGACGACTCATTTCCTACCTTTCAATCGCGGCAGCCACCCGGGAGAGGTCCAGTGCGGGGCGGGCAACCCTCAGCACTCCTCCGGCTACCGTACCGGTTACTTCTGGGAAGACGTACTGCAACGCGACAGCTTCCTCGACATCCTTGGGCACTTCATGTTCGTGGAGAAGAAAGAGGAAAAGGTCGCAGATGGCAAGGGCGGCCAGCGATTTGTCACGAAAGAGACCATGATCTTTCCCCGCTATCACCAGCTCGACGCAGTGCGAAAAATTGTTGCTGTGGCTCGTGGCGAGGGGGCGAGCCGGAACTATCTCATCCAGCATTCGGCCGGAAGCGGCAAAACCAACAGCATCTCCTGGCTTTCACATCGACTGTCGAGTCTGCATGACGGCCATGATTCCAAAGTGTTTGATTGCGTGGTTGTGATCACCGATCGCCGTGTGCTCGATCAACAAGATGCGATCTACCAGATCGAACATGCCCAAGGCGTGGTCAAAGCCATCGATCAGGACAGCAAGCAACTCGCGGCAGCGCTGATCGACGGCACAAAAATCGTGATCACGACCTTGCAGAAGTTTCCGTTTGTGTTGCGCGGACTGCTGCACGCGGCGGGCGCGGAGACGCAAGAGAAGGCCACAGCAGAGGAGAAAGCACAGGCTAAGGTCTGGGAGATCGAGATCGCGAAGCGCCGCTACGCCGTGATCGTTGACGAGGCACACTCCAGTCAGACCGGCGAGACAGCGCGTGAGCTAAAAGCGATTCTCGGCGCCGGCGTCCCAGATGATTCAGAGGGCGAATCCGAAGGCGAGTCCGATTGGGAAGACAGGCTCAACCAAATCATGGCCTCGCGCGGCGGGCAATCGAACCTGAGTTTCTTCGCCTTCACCCCTACGCCAAAGGGCAAGACGCTCGAACTATTCGGGCAACCGGGAGCCGGAGGAAAGCCCGAAGCCTTCCACATCTATAGCATGCGGCAGGCGATCGAGGAGGGGTTTATCCTCGATGTGCTGACCAATTACACGACATACACCACGTATTACAACCTATTGAAGGCGGCCGAAGACGACCCCAACCTGCCGAAAAAGAAAGCGGCGTTGGCGCTCGCGAAGTTCATGACGTTGCACCCGCACAACATCGAACAGAAGACGGAGGTGATCGTCGAGCACTTCCGGCGTAGCGTGAAGCACCGGCTGTGCGGGCGCGGAAAGGCCATGGTGGTGACCGCGTCACGGCTGCACGCCGTCCGATACAAGCTCGCGTTCGAGCGCTACCTGACGGAAAACCTTTATACGGGCATCCGTGTTCTGGTTGCCTTCAGCGGTACCGTGCGCGATCCGGAAACAGCGCGCGATTACACGGAACCGGGCATGAACACCGACATCCTGACGGGCCGGTCCGTGAGTGAGAAGGAATTGCCGGCTCGCTTTGAATCCGACTACCAGCTGCTGCTGGTCGCCAACAAGTATCAGACGGGATTCGATCAGCCACTGCTGTGCGCCATGTACGTCGACAAACGGCTTGATGGCGTTCAGGCAGTGCAGACGCTCTCGCGGCTGAATCGCATGATCCCGGGCAAAGACGCTCCCTTCGTGCTCGACTTCGTCAACGATGCCGAGAACATCTTTCGGGCCTTCAAACCGTATTACGATAAAACCGAATTGGCCGAGACGACAGATCCGTCCATGCTCGACAGTTTGAAGCATGAACTCGACGAGGCGCAGGTCTATCACTGGAGCGAGGTTGAGGCGTTCGCCCAGGTGTTCTACAAGCCTATAGAGCGGCAGGGTACGTCAGATCACGCTCACATGCAGCGCCCATCTGCAACCCGGAGTAGACCGTTTTAA
- the atzF gene encoding allophanate hydrolase codes for MTTIENLREGYRSGKTTPVRVIEEVYSRIRSEGERPVWISLVNEKDAVQRAASIDVRLPLGGVPFAVKDNFDVAGMATTAGCPSFAYEPDHSAFVVQRLIDAGAILIGKTNMDQFATGLVGVRSPYGACSSVYDSRYISGGSSSGSAVAVAKGLCAFSLGTDTAGSGRVPAAFNNLIGLKPSRGLLSASGVVPACRSLDCVSIFARTAADAETIWKAAKGFDAGDPYSRAFPPGAAAAPWLTGAFRFGVPEESQLKFFGDSETPLLFRKAIEKLESMGGTAVTIDYSVFREAAELLYAGPWVAERFAAVGEFLQMHSEGVNEIVKNIILGGMKYSAADAYKSAYQLEALKQRAAAQWSEMDIMLLPTAGTIYRLEAVLADPVRSNSNLGFYTNFVNLMDLAAIAVPAGFRRDGLPFGVSFIGPAFTDGALLQLSGRYLGEIAKADTAPGCVPVAVAGAHLTGQPLNYQLTDRGARLIRTCRTSPEYRLYALETTPPKPGLVRDPEFSGSGIEVEVWAIPENTFGSFVAAIPAPLGIGSITLEDGSVLKGFICEQAGLASAQEITRFGGWRNYLKN; via the coding sequence ATGACGACGATCGAGAACTTGCGCGAAGGCTACCGGTCCGGGAAAACCACGCCTGTTCGTGTCATCGAGGAAGTCTACAGCCGCATCCGCTCCGAGGGTGAACGACCGGTCTGGATATCGCTTGTAAACGAAAAAGATGCCGTCCAGCGCGCGGCGTCCATTGATGTCCGACTGCCGCTCGGCGGGGTTCCGTTCGCCGTTAAAGACAACTTCGATGTGGCCGGAATGGCCACCACTGCCGGCTGCCCGTCATTCGCGTATGAACCGGACCATTCTGCATTTGTCGTCCAGAGGCTGATCGATGCTGGAGCCATACTGATCGGCAAGACCAACATGGACCAGTTTGCCACCGGCCTCGTGGGCGTGCGGTCGCCGTACGGTGCATGCTCGAGCGTCTACGATTCCAGATACATCTCGGGGGGATCGAGTTCCGGCTCCGCGGTCGCCGTCGCTAAAGGCTTGTGCGCTTTCTCTCTGGGCACGGATACGGCGGGGTCCGGCCGCGTTCCGGCCGCATTCAATAACCTGATCGGACTGAAACCGAGCCGTGGATTGCTGAGCGCCAGTGGTGTCGTGCCCGCCTGCCGTTCGCTCGACTGCGTTTCGATATTCGCGCGAACGGCCGCGGATGCGGAAACCATATGGAAAGCCGCCAAGGGCTTCGATGCCGGCGACCCATATTCGCGCGCGTTCCCACCCGGCGCGGCTGCCGCGCCATGGTTGACCGGAGCTTTCCGATTCGGAGTTCCGGAAGAATCGCAGTTGAAGTTCTTCGGTGACAGCGAGACGCCTTTGCTGTTTCGGAAAGCGATCGAGAAACTCGAGAGCATGGGAGGTACCGCTGTCACGATCGACTACTCGGTGTTCCGCGAGGCTGCCGAATTGTTGTACGCCGGGCCATGGGTCGCAGAGCGCTTCGCGGCCGTCGGCGAGTTTTTGCAGATGCATTCCGAGGGCGTAAACGAGATCGTGAAAAACATCATCCTCGGTGGAATGAAGTACTCCGCGGCTGATGCCTACAAGAGCGCCTACCAGCTCGAAGCGCTCAAGCAGCGCGCCGCCGCCCAATGGTCCGAGATGGACATCATGCTGCTTCCGACAGCCGGAACCATCTATCGGTTGGAAGCGGTGCTCGCCGATCCGGTCCGGTCAAATTCCAACCTGGGTTTTTACACGAACTTCGTTAACCTGATGGATCTCGCGGCGATCGCCGTTCCGGCGGGCTTCCGGCGCGATGGGTTGCCCTTCGGGGTATCCTTCATCGGCCCGGCATTTACGGATGGAGCGTTACTGCAACTTTCCGGCCGGTATCTCGGGGAAATCGCGAAAGCGGATACAGCGCCCGGATGCGTTCCTGTCGCTGTGGCGGGCGCCCACCTGACGGGCCAACCTTTGAATTACCAGCTCACCGATCGAGGAGCACGTTTGATTCGAACGTGCCGCACCTCTCCCGAATACCGGCTATACGCTCTGGAAACCACTCCACCGAAACCCGGCCTCGTCCGCGACCCCGAATTTTCGGGCTCCGGCATCGAAGTCGAAGTCTGGGCCATTCCTGAAAACACATTTGGCAGTTTCGTCGCCGCAATTCCCGCGCCGCTGGGAATCGGCAGCATCACGCTTGAAGACGGCAGCGTCCTCAAGGGCTTCATCTGCGAGCAGGCAGGATTGGCCTCTGCGCAGGAAATCACACGCTTCGGCGGCTGGCGAAACTACTTAAAGAACTAG
- a CDS encoding 5-oxoprolinase/urea amidolyase family protein, whose product MFGKVLIANRGVIACRIIRTLRKLGVSPVAVYSEADRHSRHVAQSDTAVLLGPAPAAESYLNQAAIIEAARRTGAEAIHPGYGFLSESAGFAEACEEAGIVFLGPTGEQMRALGLKHRAREIALREGVPLLPGTGLLQDLHHALQEAERCGYPIILKSTAGGGGIGMKICRTPGELNEHFASVSRLGAANFGQAGVYLERYVERARHIEVQIFGDGNGNVIALGERDCSAQRRNQKVVEETPAAHLRDEIRRRLWGMAERLTAALQYRSAGTVEFLYDSDREEFSFLEVNTRLQVEHAVTEEVTGVDLVEWMVRLGCRELRSLQEIRPASHGASIQVRIYAEDPAHAFRPSTGTLMNVLLPADARCETWVENGTEVTPFYDPMLAKIIVHAGTRDEAVKQLMGALSVTRFDGIETNLDYLRTVIADPEFSIGGYPTSFLSRVTYQPRAMEIVEPGMQTTVQDFPGRLGYWHVGVPPSGPMDSLAFRVANSLVGNPESAAALECTMTGPAIRFHSDAVIAITGADMSARLDGKAIPLWQAVDVNAGAILRLNAAAEGSRTYIAVRGGIDVPVYLGSWSTFILGKFGGHAGRTLRTGDMIRWGTEGGRTPEFRSSGNQVCAPPLFPIPRYGHEWEIGVMYGPHGAPDFFTEEDIETIFRTSWKVHHNSDRTGVRLIGPRPKWARRDGGEAGLHPSNIHDNAYAIGAMDFTGDMPVLLGPDGPSLGGFVCPVVIVEDELWKLGQLRPGDTVRFYRISETEPCVLHQNRGTVYRASGDRYLLIEAGPNVLDLNLRFRIHQLERILRQQYLRGIIDITPGIRSLQVHYDSAILRREELIACLEACEGALPDLDNVTLPTRTVHLPLSWDDPATQLAIHKYMQSVRPDAPWCPSNIEFIRRINGLDTIEDVSHIVYNANYLVLGLGDVYLGAPVATPLDPRHRLVTTKYNPARTWTAENSVGIGGAYLCVYGMEGPGGYQFVGRTVQMWNTHRSTAEFTPGTPWLLRFFDQIRFFPVSAQELLEIRDAFPHGKYSLKIEHTDFNLKKYHQFIEKTSSDAARFKARQQAAFLAERERWAMAGQPEFVDRSNDDVPPVTADIPDGCEAVRSPMTASVWQVAVEPGQRVGAGERVFVLEAMKMEFVVVAPANGVVEGVHCARGGMVMAGQNLATLRLHG is encoded by the coding sequence ATGTTCGGCAAGGTTTTGATTGCGAATCGAGGTGTTATCGCATGCCGGATCATCCGCACTCTCCGGAAGCTTGGCGTGTCGCCGGTGGCCGTCTATTCCGAGGCCGACCGGCACTCCCGGCATGTTGCGCAATCCGATACCGCTGTGCTGCTGGGACCAGCACCCGCGGCTGAAAGTTACCTGAACCAGGCCGCCATTATCGAAGCTGCCCGCAGGACAGGAGCCGAAGCCATCCATCCGGGTTATGGTTTCCTGAGCGAGAGCGCCGGTTTCGCCGAAGCCTGCGAGGAAGCCGGCATCGTCTTCCTCGGCCCGACTGGAGAACAAATGCGCGCCCTGGGCTTGAAGCACAGAGCCCGCGAGATTGCCCTTCGCGAAGGCGTTCCGCTGCTGCCCGGCACAGGACTTCTACAGGATCTCCATCATGCGCTGCAGGAAGCGGAACGCTGCGGCTATCCCATCATTCTCAAAAGCACGGCCGGAGGCGGCGGCATCGGCATGAAGATTTGCCGGACGCCGGGCGAATTGAATGAACACTTCGCGTCCGTTTCACGTCTCGGAGCCGCGAACTTCGGCCAGGCCGGAGTCTACCTGGAACGCTACGTCGAGAGAGCCCGGCATATTGAAGTACAGATTTTCGGCGATGGAAACGGGAATGTCATTGCGCTCGGAGAACGCGATTGCTCGGCGCAACGCCGTAACCAGAAGGTGGTCGAGGAAACGCCCGCAGCCCATCTGCGCGATGAAATCCGCCGCCGGCTTTGGGGGATGGCGGAACGGCTGACTGCGGCTTTGCAGTATCGCTCGGCGGGCACGGTGGAATTTCTGTACGATTCCGATCGCGAAGAGTTTTCGTTCCTGGAAGTGAACACCCGCCTGCAGGTAGAGCATGCCGTTACGGAAGAGGTTACGGGCGTGGATCTGGTCGAGTGGATGGTCCGCCTCGGGTGCAGAGAGCTTCGTTCACTCCAGGAGATCCGGCCTGCATCGCATGGCGCATCCATCCAGGTACGTATCTATGCGGAAGATCCGGCGCACGCGTTCCGCCCGAGCACGGGCACTTTGATGAATGTGCTGTTGCCGGCAGACGCACGGTGCGAAACCTGGGTTGAGAATGGAACCGAAGTCACTCCCTTCTACGATCCCATGCTGGCGAAGATTATCGTTCACGCCGGAACCCGCGATGAGGCTGTGAAGCAACTGATGGGCGCCCTGTCCGTCACGCGATTCGACGGGATAGAAACGAATCTCGACTACCTTCGCACCGTCATTGCCGACCCCGAGTTCTCTATCGGCGGCTATCCCACAAGCTTTCTGAGCCGAGTGACCTATCAACCTCGCGCGATGGAAATCGTCGAGCCCGGGATGCAGACAACCGTGCAGGATTTTCCCGGCCGTCTCGGGTACTGGCACGTCGGCGTGCCGCCCTCGGGACCGATGGATTCGCTGGCGTTCCGGGTCGCGAACAGCCTCGTCGGAAATCCGGAATCGGCGGCGGCGCTCGAGTGCACGATGACCGGACCGGCGATCCGTTTCCACTCGGATGCGGTGATCGCAATTACAGGTGCGGACATGAGCGCGCGGCTCGATGGGAAAGCGATTCCGTTATGGCAAGCCGTCGACGTAAATGCGGGGGCAATCTTGCGTCTCAACGCCGCAGCGGAGGGCTCGCGTACCTATATCGCCGTTCGAGGCGGCATTGATGTTCCGGTCTATCTCGGAAGCTGGTCCACCTTTATTCTTGGCAAGTTCGGCGGCCACGCGGGCCGGACACTCCGAACCGGAGACATGATTCGATGGGGAACAGAGGGGGGGCGCACACCTGAATTCCGCAGTTCAGGAAATCAGGTGTGCGCCCCCCCTCTATTCCCCATTCCCCGTTACGGTCACGAATGGGAAATCGGTGTAATGTATGGGCCGCACGGCGCGCCTGACTTCTTCACGGAAGAAGACATCGAAACGATTTTCCGCACCTCCTGGAAAGTCCATCACAACTCGGACCGGACGGGAGTGCGGCTGATCGGCCCACGACCCAAATGGGCGCGCAGAGATGGCGGTGAAGCGGGACTCCATCCTTCAAACATTCATGACAACGCCTATGCGATCGGCGCGATGGATTTTACAGGCGATATGCCGGTCCTGCTCGGCCCGGACGGTCCAAGTCTCGGCGGCTTCGTATGCCCGGTTGTCATTGTCGAAGACGAACTCTGGAAATTAGGCCAGCTGCGGCCGGGGGACACGGTCCGCTTCTACCGCATTTCTGAAACCGAACCGTGCGTCCTGCATCAGAATCGCGGCACCGTCTACCGCGCATCCGGCGATCGTTACCTGCTCATCGAGGCCGGTCCTAATGTTCTCGATTTGAATCTCCGTTTTCGCATCCATCAACTCGAGCGCATTCTGCGGCAGCAATATCTTCGCGGCATCATCGACATCACGCCCGGTATCCGGTCGTTGCAGGTTCATTACGACAGCGCCATTCTCCGCCGTGAGGAATTGATCGCATGTCTTGAAGCATGTGAAGGAGCCCTGCCCGATCTCGATAATGTAACGCTGCCCACGCGGACCGTGCATCTGCCGCTGTCATGGGACGATCCGGCAACCCAACTCGCAATCCACAAATACATGCAGTCTGTCCGTCCCGACGCGCCATGGTGTCCGAGCAATATCGAATTCATCCGGCGCATCAACGGACTCGATACGATCGAAGACGTAAGTCATATCGTGTACAACGCGAACTATCTTGTCCTCGGCCTGGGAGACGTTTATCTCGGCGCGCCGGTTGCTACTCCGCTCGATCCGCGGCATCGCCTGGTGACGACGAAATACAATCCCGCGCGGACCTGGACCGCCGAGAATTCCGTCGGCATCGGCGGAGCCTATCTGTGTGTTTATGGAATGGAAGGACCCGGCGGCTATCAGTTTGTGGGCCGCACCGTTCAGATGTGGAATACGCATCGAAGTACAGCCGAGTTCACTCCCGGAACGCCGTGGCTGCTGCGGTTCTTCGATCAGATCCGTTTCTTCCCTGTGTCTGCGCAGGAGTTGCTCGAAATTCGTGACGCGTTTCCTCACGGCAAATATTCGTTGAAGATCGAGCACACGGACTTCAATCTGAAGAAGTATCATCAATTCATCGAGAAGACATCATCGGACGCGGCCAGATTCAAAGCGCGCCAGCAGGCAGCATTTCTGGCGGAACGAGAGCGCTGGGCAATGGCGGGACAGCCGGAATTTGTCGATCGATCGAACGATGACGTGCCGCCGGTTACAGCGGATATTCCGGATGGATGTGAAGCCGTGCGTTCGCCGATGACGGCAAGCGTGTGGCAGGTTGCAGTGGAGCCAGGACAGCGGGTCGGCGCAGGTGAAAGAGTGTTCGTGCTGGAAGCGATGAAGATGGAGTTCGTGGTCGTCGCTCCCGCCAACGGCGTGGTCGAAGGCGTCCACTGCGCGCGCGGTGGAATGGTAATGGCCGGGCAGAATCTGGCGACGCTCCGGCTTCACGGGTGA
- a CDS encoding urea amidolyase associated protein UAAP2: MKESLLDPAKARYDAVVPAGEPWIYEILKGQYFRIVDVEGNQAADTLFYNAHDYEDRYSAQDTIREQANIYLSTATSLMSSRGNVLLTIVADTCGRHDTLGGACAAESNMVRYAIDKRYMHACRQSFVKAVIGWGRGLEKRDIAHNINFFMNVPVAPDGGLTFQDGVSGPGKYVELRAEMDVLAVISNCPQLNNPCNAYNPTPIRVLIWDPAA; the protein is encoded by the coding sequence ATGAAAGAGAGTCTGCTCGATCCCGCGAAAGCCCGATATGACGCCGTCGTCCCGGCAGGAGAACCGTGGATATATGAGATCTTGAAGGGACAATATTTCCGGATCGTCGATGTCGAAGGCAACCAGGCCGCCGACACGTTGTTCTACAATGCGCACGATTACGAAGACCGCTACTCCGCACAGGATACGATTCGCGAACAGGCAAACATCTACCTCTCGACCGCAACGAGCCTGATGTCATCACGGGGCAACGTTCTGCTGACGATCGTCGCCGATACATGCGGACGCCACGACACACTGGGCGGAGCATGCGCGGCCGAGAGCAACATGGTCCGGTACGCGATCGATAAGCGCTATATGCACGCCTGCCGCCAGAGCTTTGTCAAAGCCGTCATTGGATGGGGCCGCGGCCTCGAAAAACGCGATATCGCGCACAACATCAATTTCTTCATGAACGTCCCCGTCGCGCCCGATGGCGGGCTCACGTTTCAAGACGGCGTCTCCGGTCCCGGCAAATATGTCGAACTGCGTGCCGAAATGGATGTCCTCGCTGTGATCAGCAATTGCCCGCAACTGAACAATCCCTGCAATGCGTACAATCCGACGCCGATTCGCGTGCTGATCTGGGATCCAGCAGCATGA
- a CDS encoding urea amidolyase associated protein UAAP1, which translates to MFEEIVHPGATWSHVLKRGTALRITDTAGGANAGAIFYNWENPAERYNMPDTLKAQHISRLTRGYVLYSDMGRILCSIVADTSGWHDPLSGCSNARLVEKKYGVGRYQEQRNDCHKNALEGFLIELAKYGLSERDMAAPVNFFSKVIVDDSGGMRFVEGNAKAGAYVELRAEMNVLVLLNTCQHPLDPNPVYDPKPVTVQIRNVPAPALDDPCRTSRPENERGFVLTERYFM; encoded by the coding sequence TTGTTTGAGGAAATTGTGCACCCTGGCGCCACGTGGTCGCATGTTCTGAAGCGGGGCACGGCTCTACGCATCACGGATACGGCCGGCGGCGCAAATGCCGGCGCCATCTTCTACAACTGGGAAAATCCGGCCGAGCGCTACAACATGCCCGATACGCTCAAAGCCCAGCACATCTCCCGGCTTACCCGGGGATATGTGCTGTATTCCGATATGGGCCGCATTCTCTGCTCGATCGTCGCGGATACCTCCGGCTGGCATGACCCGCTGAGCGGCTGCTCGAATGCCCGCCTGGTTGAAAAGAAGTACGGCGTTGGGCGTTATCAGGAACAGCGGAACGACTGCCACAAAAATGCGCTTGAAGGGTTCCTTATAGAGCTTGCAAAATACGGTCTCTCAGAGCGGGACATGGCGGCGCCTGTAAATTTTTTCAGCAAAGTCATCGTCGATGACAGCGGCGGCATGCGCTTCGTGGAGGGCAACGCCAAGGCCGGCGCTTATGTCGAGCTGAGGGCCGAGATGAATGTGCTGGTCCTTCTCAACACCTGCCAGCACCCACTCGATCCAAATCCTGTTTACGATCCGAAACCCGTGACTGTTCAGATCCGAAACGTTCCCGCGCCCGCGCTCGACGATCCCTGCCGCACTTCACGTCCCGAAAACGAACGCGGTTTTGTGCTGACGGAACGCTATTTCATGTAG
- a CDS encoding GAF domain-containing protein: protein MDVTETHSSESAMSQLALLHRISGIVSSDLSLQKMLDALINLVVGVTSCDACLVYLLDSSKAEIVLCASQLPHQGEIGNIRMKIGEGVTGWVAKHQSVVALSSRAAKDPRFKPFNSLPEDSYESFMSVPLIDSGQVIGVINVHHREARDHTPEEVALMTYVAEQMGGAIAKARLSERSLAAVKKVELLAAVGRTISTESYLDRILQVISEMVAETFDSPVCSIMIVDEDRQELSIKAARCSSPEYLQKGPIKIGDSLIGRVVRERQLVTVPDVSAEKSYKYPELARRSGLTSLLSVPLLAGSKVIGTLNIYASERRTFTPEEIGFAQAVAGQAALAFENARLISETLEMKRTLEARKVIERAKGILQHRHGVTEEQAYLDLRSESRRLRRPMRDLADAIILAEELHRKGEKKEIV from the coding sequence ATGGACGTTACTGAAACCCATTCCTCGGAATCTGCCATGTCGCAATTGGCCCTGTTGCATCGCATCAGCGGCATTGTCAGTTCCGATTTGTCGCTCCAGAAGATGCTCGATGCTCTGATCAACCTCGTGGTCGGTGTCACCAGCTGCGATGCATGTCTTGTCTACCTCCTCGATTCATCCAAGGCTGAGATCGTTCTCTGCGCTTCTCAATTGCCGCACCAGGGTGAGATCGGCAACATCCGGATGAAGATCGGCGAAGGCGTCACCGGCTGGGTTGCCAAGCACCAATCCGTTGTCGCCCTCTCATCAAGGGCAGCGAAAGATCCGAGGTTCAAACCTTTCAACTCACTGCCCGAGGATTCCTATGAGTCCTTCATGTCCGTGCCGTTGATCGACTCGGGCCAGGTCATCGGCGTGATTAACGTCCACCATCGCGAAGCGCGTGATCATACACCGGAAGAAGTGGCGTTGATGACCTACGTCGCCGAGCAAATGGGCGGAGCAATCGCAAAGGCGCGTCTGTCGGAACGCTCTCTGGCAGCTGTGAAGAAGGTGGAGTTGCTTGCAGCCGTCGGACGCACCATCTCGACAGAGAGCTATCTCGACCGCATCCTGCAGGTGATCTCGGAAATGGTTGCCGAGACCTTCGATTCACCGGTCTGTTCGATCATGATCGTCGATGAGGACAGGCAGGAGCTGTCGATCAAGGCGGCACGCTGCTCGTCGCCGGAATACCTCCAGAAAGGGCCCATCAAAATCGGCGATTCATTGATCGGGCGTGTGGTGCGCGAGCGTCAGCTCGTGACCGTCCCCGACGTCTCCGCTGAAAAATCATACAAATATCCGGAACTGGCGCGGCGGTCCGGACTGACTTCCCTTCTGTCGGTGCCTTTGCTGGCAGGCTCAAAAGTCATCGGCACGCTGAACATCTATGCGAGCGAGCGCCGCACATTCACGCCGGAAGAAATCGGCTTTGCACAGGCGGTTGCGGGACAGGCCGCGCTCGCATTCGAAAACGCCCGGCTGATTTCCGAAACTCTCGAAATGAAGCGGACGCTCGAAGCGCGAAAAGTCATTGAGCGCGCGAAGGGCATCCTGCAGCATCGTCACGGCGTCACCGAGGAACAGGCCTATCTCGATCTGCGCAGCGAAAGCCGCCGTCTGCGGCGGCCGATGCGCGACCTGGCAGACGCAATCATCCTTGCCGAAGAACTTCACCGGAAGGGGGAGAAGAAAGAGATTGTTTGA